Genomic segment of Apus apus isolate bApuApu2 chromosome 9, bApuApu2.pri.cur, whole genome shotgun sequence:
CTGGAAGAACACAAAAATTCTGTAGTAACAACTGTATTATctctcttgggttttttttttttgtttgttttgaatacTAAAGGATAACCAGACTTAattaaatgggattttttttttttagcacataGAATAAAAGATTGCTTTTCCAACTTAGAACAagggaaaattatttgcaatattGTAGCACAACTGCTTCAGTCAGATTGTGGTCCTGTACCACAGGCCCTATATAAGGAAAAATGTAAGTAATGTTCCATCTCTTCTGGGCCATTAGAGAGGTATGCACAAGAGactcagagaaacagaaagaagagtCACCTGTAGATATTAATTTCACAAATAACCTAACAGCAGATTTTTGTTATACACTAAAGTGCATGTTTGTCAAATATGCAAACACAACCTCCtattaaaaaggtattttcaaaTTATGTGGTCAAAAGCACACTCAGGACTGCATTTTTAGTGATATTTGGTGGCTTCAGCAGTGACAGAGCTTTTCCCTTTGCAATCCTGTtgtcaaaccaggacacaaggATAAATAATGTTCTCACTATGAATCTTTTGACCTGTTCTGCACAAGAAAGAGGGAACTGCACGGTTTTATCTGACAAAGAGAATGTTTAAATACAACTGTATGAAAATATAacttaaatataaaatagtCAAATAGATTTGAggagacttggaaaaaaaaaatctttgttccACCTATTAGTTCCATAGGTACCTGGTAGCAAGTAAACAtttgtacttaaaaaaataatgttaagtTACAGCTTGTAACCATAAACTATTCTGCTCTGGGAATTATGCTGCAAAAGCCAGTTTTAGTAATAAAACACACTCCTTTAACTCAGTTAATTCTGATGCCTTTTTGAGAACATCTTACAGCTGTATCCTCAGTAACCATAAGTGACAGACTGCTGGATCTGCTTTGTGATCTCCTCCAAAATGCCAGACACGCATTCCCTTAGCTCCTCGTCCTTCCCAACACCGTGTTCTCCACACGAGTGGAAAGACACTCTTGCATAATTGGTCAGTGTGTCTGTAGTGCAACTGAACTGGAAGTCTTCCAACCATTTGCATTCTGTTGGTAGACCGTGCTTGTAAAGTCAGTTTGTATGAAAAGGGAGATGCAATTGCAACATTAAAACCCACTGACTGAAGTTTTTGCCATGAGACCTGCAAACACCCAGGCCAGGGAATGTGTCATACAGGCAGACCAAAACgatgcttctttttcttaataGGGTTCAAGTTGGTCAGTCTGCGCAGGTCCTCTTCAGCATCTGATTCCTCCATCTCATCATCTGCTGAAATAAGGATCTAAAAGCAAACGACAGCTTCTGAGTAACAGCGAAGTCACACTCTTTCTTTATTCTACTTCTAACCTTTTTAATCCTTGCAAAGGACCTTATTGCCTGCTCAAGAAAAGAGCTTACAGAACATAATTTAGATTTACTGCCAGTACATCAAAACCCACCACACATCCTGTCTGGAACATCCAGTAAATTTCAAAGAAGGACGTGTGTGTACTAATCACCACTGCAATCACTGACTCTAAACCCAAAGAAGTGATTCCAGCATCTCCAGAACAGTGGGGGTGGCTTGCTGTTAAAATGAGAGAGTATATAACCTCTCTAGCCACACTGGTGATATGGCAGTCATCTGATTAAAGAACACCCCACATAAACAGTACTGTCTATAATGTAGAACAGTTACATTTACCAACTAAAGCTAAACCAACTTACCTTCAAAGATACTGCCCATCCCTCATGTGAACTGAAAACTGCCACTTAATATAATTTAGAATAAAATCATGCTAAGGCAAAGTTATAAATACTTGTCCAAAATCAGGCCAGTTGCCTCCACCAGCTTCCTCTCACTTTATTAACCTTTCTTTGAATTAGAATTGTCTATTAGTTTTGTACTctgcatgggtttttttggaaacattttgtaACACAGTTCACCTGTGATACTTAAATATATTACTGTGCCTTCCTGCCcatctggaaggaaaataacTCCCACAAGTGGTGCAACCATGCCATTTATCTTAACTGGTTTTCAGCTGCACATGCTAGAAACTACTGTTAGAGGTACATGCAAAGAAAATCCTAACTAAGTTGACAGCATTACAATTAAATCAATGGCACGAGTGATGAACTGGAGTGATATTGCATTAATTGCAACAATTAACTCTACGTACTTCTGACTCTGACTCTTCATGTGATGCTGCTCTCCTGTATCGGACTTTACTTCCATTTCTTGAATCTTgtcctgcttccttttcttcaagtTTAGCTTTTGTCTTCCCTTTCTTCATAAGAAAATTATCTACTACCCAGAACATGAATGCCTGTTAAAGAGAAGGGGGAAGTGACAGTTCAGTTTTCAGCATCTGTTCACTGGGTCAGTATTTAGACAGAATTAGGAAAACTTGAGAATCATTCTGAATTGGTCAAGCCAGTAAAATCTCATATAAGCAGGCAGTCCCATGGCTTGTTACACATTGCATGAATGCTCTAGAACACAGCTACTTTATTCTTTTgcagtaaagaagaaaacaaagaaagcagcTGTTGTTCAGAGTGATCATTATTGACTCTTCATATAGAAATGTGAACAGTTTAGGCTGACAGTACAAGACTTCTGGTTCTTAAAAGATAAAATCCATGCTTGAACATattaatcaaagaaaaaaatattcagcagcAGTTATTAAATGTAAGGACACCCACCATCTCTGGCTCTAGTCCCTGAATCCCAGATTACTGGAAGAGTATACTCTGGGAAGGATGATTGCACACTTGcccttttcctctgctccatCATAGGCCAGCCACTACTAACTGGACAGAGGATACAGTTCTCATTAGACCAACTGAAACAAATTTCATTGTAATTTTATAACCTCTAAGTCAGTATTTCATTCAATCTACTGAAGTCATCAATCCAAAGAGGTGTATGAGGCATTTTTGCACCTCTTCTGATCCTGGTCATTTCAGCTTTGTAAAAATCTACATATCCAGATATTTTACCCATTCTTTAATGCtcttcctctttaaaaattaactgaagGTACACTGTGCTTTAAGAACTAATGCTAATTAAGTAATACACAGCAGAAAGATACCAAGTAAACATCTCAGAGAAGCATGCAAGTTGTACTAACATTAACAAAGAAAGGAACTATCAGCATGACGATagccagctccagctgggggTTCTCTATAGGATTCAATAAAGCtacctgtgaaaagaaaagaattaagTTCAGACCATGGCATCATGTGCACATAACTGGGTTAGCACGTGTGCAATTGCTCATGTACACAATAGAAATGACTCGTATGAACCAACAAAGGACAGCTTTGTAGAAAAGTACTTAAGACAATTTATAAATTGCTACAGATAAGTAAGTGGAAATGGAAAGAACCTTCTCTGTCATTTTTGTTTACAAAGTCTGAAGAGCTGTGTTAGAATAATCTTGAACATTTTAGTGCTCTGTGCTCCccaggaaaatatttgaagttcCATTTTTAGGAAATTTAAACAGACCAGTGTTTCACAAAATACACAGTAAGGAGAGGACGTTCCCAAAGTACTCCAGAGCATAAAACAGGGACTAACTGGTTCTAATGGGCTGTAACAGCAAGCATCACCACTTTGAACATTACATTGCACAGATTCTATCAAAGTAAATAATCAGCCCATCAGTAGCAATTGCTTCACTAAGCCATTGCAAATTACTTAAATTGTTCAGTTTGGACCAAGCAACAAGGTCAGGCAAAGGTAATTCTTTAAAATACCACAAAAATCAATCCAAACAGCCTTAAGTAAGGGTTAAAGaattaagaaaaggaagaacCACTTAGTAGCTTCAAGAGCATGCAGAAAAGGAGACAGAGTAAAACGATATATTGCAGTATATAAAAACCCTCCAAAATATGCCAGGATATTCCTGGTAATGGATGCCAGAGAGCCTAATTAGCAGGACCTTAATCAAGCTAAAAGAACATACCAGCACAGCAGAGTGAAACAGCATTGACTGCAGACAGTTAATGTTGCTTGAGCCAAGGGAATAAAAACTACTAGAAGCCTGTTGCTTTACAGCTTCCACCTGGAACTCATTTGTCtgtaaaatactgtaaaaatacaaaCCTCTTTCCACTGAGGTATAAGCAGCACTATAATGATGATGGTTTTCTCAAATGTCATAATCACTATGTACAGAACACATTGGCCCATCCAAGCACTGCATTGTAGTGGGTCACCTGCAAGAGAGGAAAGGTTCAAGATATGCACAGGGTTGATTTTAGTTCACAgtaaacattttagaaaagcagcACCCCACAACCTTCAAAAAGTATCAGTTAAAAACTGAATGTAACGAGACTTTATCTGATTCAGCAGTACCTGGTTATACACTCACTGTTTTACACAATCTGATGAAAGCAAGACAGATATGGTTGCATTATACTTGTTTCTCAAATTGTTATTTTTGACCCTCTGTCATGAAGCATTAGGTTTCTTAAAAGGGAAAACTTAAGTGAAACAGAGCTGAGGAAAAACACCCTCCAGTGTAAGTAGGAACATGGTGGTTTCTGCCATTCTCCTTAGGCTACCTTAAacgtatttttttctctctacagAGTTACCATAACTAACCAATCATAATTGAAGCAACAGGTGCAAGAGCTGCTATGAAAAACCTAACTGAACAAAAAATTAAGATCACATTTTAACTTCAATCTGAAAAGGTTTGAAATTTTGCTGCACCCCATTAAGGCAGAATGAAAACCTGAGCCAGGGCAGAATGAAGACCACAAATATATGAACATGAAAACTTATGTATTTAACTCTATGAaagcaaggagaaggaaaaaaaaacagaggaaaaatctaaaggaaaaagaggacTGACACCCCTAACAAGCTTTGCAGGTGAACTTAAAGCAGCACTTCACTGGAAACCAAAAGGAAGCTTTGGAGAAGGGTGTTAGCCTTTTAGTCTTTATGACCATCTTCTGCAACATCTTCAAAAGCGGCTTAAAACTTTTAGCCTGGGGATGAATAATGGGTAATGGAAATTCAGATgcctttatgtatttgtaatgcATAATGGATAGTTGCTACTTCCTTTTCTGGAACATTTCTGAAAGGCTTTCAAGTATTAATACTTGGTAATAGTTTGCTGCTTAAATGGTACAAAGAGAAACTGATAAATCAGACTGGAGTCCAAAACAAAGGAAACTTCCTAAACAAGTTTTACAGTAAGAGCTAGTCATCAACACTCAACAGTCCAGGAGGAAAATGGTTAAAATGCTCAAGTGTTACAATTATATGCTGCAGTTTATGGCTTCTGTTGTGAAAAAAGATGTTAGATAATTTGAAAGAGATACCAGTAATTTAAAGTTGAGCAACCATGACTCTTCTGAAGACACAAGGTCCAAATTAAATttgagaaatacattttaacaaCTAATTTCTACACTCcacatttttattaacattctttaatcttttttattaacTAGCatatatgaaaaacaaaatctagCTTTAGCTACAGACTTACCACTTAAACTTTAGTACTAGTTTGTTCTAAACTCTTTTCCAATCTGTATTTAAATCCTAAAACCAAAGACAGGTATCAATTTTGCACCTATTCTGACCCTGTCATGTTTCTATGTTCTAAAATGGTGAAACTCTGCACTC
This window contains:
- the STIMATE gene encoding store-operated calcium entry regulator STIMATE isoform X1, producing the protein MGAPPPNGSLSLTDSPLRPGGGAAAGPGDRGCENGALMDSFGIFLQGLLGVVAFSTLMLKRFREPKHERRPWRIWFLDTSKQAIGMLFIHFANVYLSDLTEEDPCSLYLINFLLDATLGMLLIYIGIRAVSSLVEWQQWKSLRFGEYGDPLQCSAWMGQCVLYIVIMTFEKTIIIIVLLIPQWKEVALLNPIENPQLELAIVMLIVPFFVNAFMFWVVDNFLMKKGKTKAKLEEKEAGQDSRNGSKVRYRRAASHEESESEILISADDEMEESDAEEDLRRLTNLNPIKKKKHRFGLPV
- the STIMATE gene encoding store-operated calcium entry regulator STIMATE isoform X3, whose amino-acid sequence is MLFIHFANVYLSDLTEEDPCSLYLINFLLDATLGMLLIYIGIRAVSSLVEWQQWKSLRFGEYGDPLQCSAWMGQCVLYIVIMTFEKTIIIIVLLIPQWKEVALLNPIENPQLELAIVMLIVPFFVNAFMFWVVDNFLMKKGKTKAKLEEKEAGQDSRNGSKVRYRRAASHEESESEILISADDEMEESDAEEDLRRLTNLNPIKKKKHRFGLPV
- the STIMATE gene encoding store-operated calcium entry regulator STIMATE isoform X2, giving the protein MDAYASVKRFREPKHERRPWRIWFLDTSKQAIGMLFIHFANVYLSDLTEEDPCSLYLINFLLDATLGMLLIYIGIRAVSSLVEWQQWKSLRFGEYGDPLQCSAWMGQCVLYIVIMTFEKTIIIIVLLIPQWKEVALLNPIENPQLELAIVMLIVPFFVNAFMFWVVDNFLMKKGKTKAKLEEKEAGQDSRNGSKVRYRRAASHEESESEILISADDEMEESDAEEDLRRLTNLNPIKKKKHRFGLPV